The following are encoded in a window of Anopheles gambiae chromosome X, idAnoGambNW_F1_1, whole genome shotgun sequence genomic DNA:
- the LOC1271628 gene encoding XK-related protein 6 yields the protein MTPPSVQAEGLRGSETDGAKLTTAVGGRLSYLTRTDEPSVDVSRWDILLTAISILFRLVSISLTVLLSCEYYRNGRTVYFALTLVGLFVPGIITSLLNLLMYLDDARRNRRDRQPCCSTLLCVVVVPFCCRYWHSLRLSYACYRAKHRQDWAAQKRTYELLVQEDSDVALLRIFECLLEVTLQKILQLTIVLSTGPVTVLQMLSIVSAMGSIAWCMASHYRCVRFARLDKRHIPWSGTIVHIAWQFSVTVARVLAIATVASVFPLYTAAACAVHALLMATWVFCYERPRFCGDSIPQRALLSCAFGAVFIFNYIPLQEGTTRLRYTFFYAVCFVETVAASALYGTFVRNPTIRQSVLWTGLLTCFPIATFLVGIGLMLVFYRYCHPNIISRQLQSRTAAAAAE from the coding sequence ATGACACCTCCGTCGGTGCAAGCGGAAGGATTGAGGGGTTCCGAAACGGATGGCGCCAAGCTAACGACGGCGGTCGGGGGGCGGCTCAGCTACCTGACCCGCACGGACGAACCGAGCGTGGATGTCAGCCGGTGGGACATACTGCTGACGGCCATCTCGATCCTGTTCCGGCTGGTCAGCATCAGTCTGACCGTGCTGCTGTCCTGCGAGTACTACCGGAACGGGCGCACGGTCTACTTCGCCCTGACACTGGTCGGGCTGTTCGTGCCCGGCATCATCACCTCGCTGCTCAACCTGCTGATGTACCTGGACGACGCGCGCCGAAACCGGCGGGACCGGCAGCCCTGCTGCAGCACGCTGCTCTGTGTCGTGGTGGTGCCGTTCTGCTGCCGCTACTGGCACTCCCTGCGCCTCTCGTACGCGTGCTACCGTGCCAAGCACCGGCAGGACTGGGCCGCCCAGAAGCGAACGTACGAGCTGCTGGTGCAGGAGGACAGTGACGTGGCGCTGCTCCGCATCTTCGAGTGCCTGCTGGAGGTAACGCTGCAGAAGATACTGCAGCTGACGATCGTCCTGTCGACCGGGCCGGTCACCGTCCTGCAGATGCTCTCGATCGTGAGCGCCATGGGCAGCATCGCCTGGTGCATGGCGTCCCACTACCGGTGCGTCCGGTTTGCCCGGCTCGACAAGCGGCACATCCCCTGGTCGGGCACGATCGTGCACATCGCGTGGCAGTTCTCCGTGACGGTGGCGCGCGTGCTCGCGATCGCCACCGTCGCGAGCGTGTTTCCGCTCTACACCGCCGCCGCCTGTGCGGTGCACGCGCTCCTAATGGCGACGTGGGTGTTTTGCTACGAGCGGCCCCGCTTTTGCGGCGACTCTATTCCCCAGCGTGCCCTGCTGTCCTGCGCCTTCGGTGCGGTGTTCATCTTCAACTACATCCCGCTGCAGGAAGGCACTACCCGGCTGCGGTACACGTTCTTTTACGCCGTGTGCTTCGTCGAAACCGTTGCGGCCAGCGCACTGTACGGGACGTTCGTGCGCAACCCGACGATCCGCCAGTCGGTGCTGTGGACCGGTCTGCTGACCTGCTTCCCGATCGCCACGTTCCTGGTGGGGATTGGCCTGATGCTGGTGTTCTATCGCTACTGCCATCCAAACATTATCTCCCGGCAGCTGCAGTCGCGCACGGCGGCGGCAGCCGCGGAATGA